From a single Paramisgurnus dabryanus chromosome 17, PD_genome_1.1, whole genome shotgun sequence genomic region:
- the cox7a2a gene encoding cytochrome c oxidase subunit 7A2a: MFRHLRTLHQVSRRTITSSAPRQLENKVPAKQKLFQEDNGMPVHLKGGAKDALLYRATMALTVFGCGFVVYSLVDAALPKKK; the protein is encoded by the exons ATGTTTAGGCACTTAAGG ACCCTTCATCAAGTCTCCAGACGGACCATAACCAGCAGTGCTCCCAGACAGCTGGAGAATAAAGTCCCAGCAAAGCAGAAGTTGTTTCAG GAAGACAATGGCATGCCAGTTCATTTGAAGGGAGGCGCAAAAGATGCTCTCTTGTATAGGGCAACAATGGCCCTTACTGTCTTTG GGTGTGGTTTTGTGGTGTATTCGCTTGTCGATGCAGCACTGCCTAAGAAGAAGTAA
- the tmem30aa gene encoding transmembrane protein 30Aa: protein MMASSYNAKDEDGHLPGSVGSGGPGAVKSKKPDNTAFKQQRLPAWQPILTAGTVLPAFFMIGLVFIPIGIGLFVTSKNIKEFEIDYTGVDRFSPCYNCAQNYSWNSTSTCTCSVPFTLDQPFESNVFMYYGLSNFYQNHRRYVKSRDDSQLNGDKSSLLNPSKECEPYRTSDKKPIAPCGAIANSLFNDTLELFYIHPNGSRIAVNLVKTGIAWWTDKHVKFRNPGGNNNNLSAFQETSKPVNWHKPVYELDLADPDNNGFINEDFIVWMRTAALPTFRKLYRIIQKKKDSMTPTLQPGNYSLEVTYNYPVRSFDGRKRMILSTISWMGGKNPFLGIAYITVGSVCFFLGVVLLIIHHKYGNRNNSADISN from the exons ATGATGGCGTCCAGCTACAACGCGAAGGATGAGGATGGTCATCTTCCGGGATCGGTGGGCTCCGGTGGCCCGGGCGCCGTTAAGAGCAAGAAACCCGACAACACGGCTTTCAAACAGCAGCGGTTACCTGCCTGGCAGCCCATCTTGACCGCGGGCACCGTCCTGCCCGCATTCTTCATGATCGGACTCGTTTTCATCCCCATCGGCATCGGACTATTCGTCacttccaaaaacatcaaagagTTTGAG attgaCTACACTGGTGTTGATCGGttcagtccgtgttacaactgcGCGCAGAACTACAGCTGGAACAGCACGAGCACCTGTACCTGCTCCGTGCCCTTCACACTAGATCAGCCATTTGAA AGCAATGTTTTCATGTACTATGGGCTGTCCAACTTCTATCAGAACCACAGACGCTATGTCAAGTCCAGGGATGACAGCCAATTGAATGGGGACAAAAGCTCTTTACTG AACCCAAGTAAAGAGTGCGAGCCGTATCGAACGAGTGACAAGAAACCCATCGCCCCATGTGGTGCTATTGCCAACAGTCTATTTAATG aTACTTTGGAGCTGTTTTATATCCATCCTAATGGAAGCAGAATAGCTGTTAATCTGGTGAAGACAGGCATTGCTTGGTGGACTGACAAACATGTAAAGTTTAGAAATCCAGGAGGAAACAACAATAACCTTTCAGCCTTCCAAG AAACAAGCAAACCAGTGAACTGGCATAAGCCGGTTTATGAACTAGACCTCGCAGATCCTGACAACAATGGTTTTATCAATGAGGATTTCATTGTGTGGATGAGAACAGCTGCTCTCCCAACCTTTAGAAAACTCTACCGTATCATTCAGAAGAAGAAAGACAGCATGACTCCAACATTACAGCCAGGAAACTACAGCCTGGAAGTGACCTACA ATTACCCAGTACGCAGCTTTGATGGCCGTAAGCGTATGATCCTCAGCACCATCTCTTGGATGGGGGGAAAGAACCCTTTTCTGGGCATCGCCTACATCACGGTGGGCTCCGTGTGTTTCTTCCTGGGAGTGGTTTTGCTGATCATCCACCATAAATACGGCAACCGCAACAACAGTGCCGACATTTCCAATTAA